The window AGTCCGCTGAAAAAGCAAACTCAACTAGGCTCCAATAAAAAGAAGATCAAAACCCTTCAAAAATTCTACATGAATAGCTCATTCTATTATTAACCGCTTTGCCTTTGAAGTAACAACCTCTATGGAATTTGAAACATCCATAAAAcatctctcatttctttcttcccaaaccgacCACCAAACAGCGAGAATGGTAATCCTCCATAACCTAGTCCTTTTCTTACCTATATTGACCCCATGCCAAGCATGAAGGAAATGATCCACTGCTCCAGGAACGCACCAACTGATGTTGAACCAGGAACAAAAATCAGACCAAATTCTAGTGATGAAAGGGCAATGCACTAGGAGATGACCGACTGTTTCTTCATCCCGCATACAGCATAGACAGATGTTAGCAAGAACCATCCCCCTTTTCCTCAAGTTATCTACTGTAAGGATTTTCTTCTTGCCAACTAGCCAACCGAAGACCACAAGAAGGAAATTGGTACTTATTGCAATATGCATGGGAAAGGTTCAATGCTCAATGAGAAATAGTGTGCTTTCTTTGACCAAGTGTGGCCCATGCTTCCATGATCTAAGCTGCTCATCCAGCAAGCCCCATTATCTCCACAATCAAACAATCCTAGCATCTGACTAATAGCTTGCAAATGACACTTATAGCCAACGGTCCATATTTAACAAGGAACTTATCTGATAGTTAGGATCATCCAGCCGGTGAGAATCCTAATGCATCTCCAATCCGCCAAGCCACCCAcccatatgaacagattgaatcACCAAAAAGCAGCCCCAGTTGTACAAGTCATCGGACCAAACAAACAGCTCAATACATCACCATGCATTCCTCAACAACACTTCTTGGTCCCAAAATCACGACTTCTCACACACTGCTAATTCCAAACGTGGCTAAAACAGTTAAGGGAACAACAAGAAGAAGACATCGAGGACGACCAAAGAGAGTCCACCACCATCAAGCCTTAGTCCGGACTAAAAAGAACAAATGCTTCGATCGGACCCGCTGGATGTGTATGGTCATGAATGTAAACCACCGACAGCAATCAGATCACTCTTGGCCAGATCTAACAGTTCAAGGTTTGCAAATCTCAAGGTTTTCTTCTCACTTTTTGCATATTTACCTGGTTCACAGAACCAGATTAGATAAACAATGATGGGTTCCTTGCAATGGCCGAGAGATCCACATTCGAACCATTCCTAGTATCAGATCCAGCCAAGGAATTAATGCACTATCCGTTTTGAGCGTTGAGATTCAATCTTAGCCCTCCATTCGGCCCACTATAGTTGAGAGTCTTGCAAACAGAAGTCACCATTAATGGCTTTTTAATACCGTCATCCTAACAGGGAACATCTAATTCAAGGCTGCACCTTTCTGCAACTACCTCTTACATCATAGGCCGCAACAGGACAATTCAAAACAGAACTTGATAATAACAGGCTCGAAACAATCAATGCCAATAGCAACCAAAGTCAAAAGTCCAAAACAATAAAAGCTACGCATTCCAATCCAAGcaaggcccaaaaaaaaaaagaaaaaagaagaagataaaaagcAGATCAGAACAATTCGTCTTACTGGAAAAGAATCCCATAAAGGAAGAACAAGCAACCATACCTCCGCTTGCATCCCGGCATGCCGGCGGACCCCGGTGGCGTCATACATCACTATGAGGCTGAACCCCAGGCAGACAGGGAAGAGCGAATCCCCCACCCCGTGGCAGAGCGCGACGGACGTCGTCAACGCCATGCACAGCGCCGAGTGCGACGATGGCATTCCTCCAGAGCTAAACAGGATCCTCAAGTCCCACTTCCTATCCACGAAGAAGTTCAAGAGCACTTTCATCGTCTGTGCGAGGGCCCACGCCAGCAGCCCCGAGACGAACGTCGGGTTCGCCGCTAACGTGGCGAGGAATGGACTGATGTGGACCCTCGCAGCTGCTGTCGTTGTGCTCAGGAGCGTCATGCCGATGCCGCCGCTCTGCAGGAACTCTCCGTCCTTCGGAAACTCCGATTTGACGGAATCCCTCACACGCGAAACCCATTTCCGTGACAGAACGAAATCTCTGATGGTGTGGAGCAGACTCTCTGTGGGTGGATTGTAATCACATCGGGTTTTGAGGGTATTTGGGTTTGGAGTGTTCCTTGGTTTCTTGGAATTGAATTTGAAAAGGGAAGAGGGAAACTGAATTCTAGGGTTTGGAAGGTTGGAAATGGAAGAGATGGAAAGGGGTCTGACGCTAAGGGTTTCCATCAGAGACTCTGACGGTAAGGAGCTAAAGCTACATTTCAGTGAGAGAGATTTTGTAGATAACCGCTGAAAATGCTTGAAGAATCCCAGCAGCGTCTCATACAAAGGATACGATCCGATAACAAAGGCTCTGGTTTGTGGGGAAAATAACGGAAATGCCACTTGAATTTTGCAGGAAAGGGATTCCACGATCGAGAATATCGCACTTCCACTGGAATATGCTAGAGACTGGAGAGAGCTGAGAGGGACCGTATGGAGGAGGAGAACTCGTGAGTCGAATTTCGTACATCATCTGTCGTAGAGAGCCAGTGCAAACAAAAATCTATGTGGGGccagcgtgatgtatgtgtgaaatctgctccgtccatcgtTTTCGTTGGCTCATGTTCAGGTGTTAGCCcataaatcaggccaatccaaaactcaagtgggccgggACACTGTGGATGAAGacggccaccattgaaatcttcctgggttCCCCGTTatgtttatactccatccaaCCGTTCAATAGGTGATTACCATCAAGATGAAAGTAACAACCAAATATCCGTCTGAtctgaaacttcggtgggcccGGAGGAGGTTTCAGTGGTAAGCATCCGCATCCCCACTTGTcgctgtggcatggcccacttgagttttttactGGCCTTATTTTTCTTGTCATTATCCCGACATAAGCTGACACAAATGATGGACGTATCGGATGTTACGTACACATGACGGTGGGCGGCACGCATCTTTTTGTTTCATGGCCTACAGTAGGAAATTTGCGTCCGACGGTGCGAGAGTTCGATTTACAGGGCTGGCTAACAATGGGCCGACGCCGAGCCCAGCAAAATAGATAAAAGCTTTGATGCTCTGGCGGTGTTAtgtatgatacgcaggcacttatatcatcgaaatttttattatttttattttattatatgacTATGGCCCGTAGTCATAtaatattggacggttaaaaatgataATATCCAACGGTTATGATTGTTCAGCCACCTTGGGATTTGGGATTGGCAACAGTGGGATGCACAATCCAGACCGTTTCATTTGAGTTAATATGTTGCCACGTGTACAACTTCCAagtacctgcgtatcaagtgGCATACCAGTCAATCATAAAACCGCTTATTTTGAACGCCACTTTCCTGAAGGCCCGGCCGGGGCCGTTGCCAGGGCTAGTTCGAAAGGGAGGAGTGTTTCCGTAGGCTGCAACCGCACATCAGCAACGCAAAAACACAACTTGAATGTCGAGATCCGAGACGTTGATCATGTGGGCCCATATCATGTGACCGATTTCAAATGTAGGTAGATCCACTTGATCGGTTTCACGACTGCGCAGAAAGTAGAAGGTCAGAAACTGATAACCATTGGCTCAATCCCACGCATATAGAACTAGTGATCCGTGCGCCAGCGTAATTTCTGGGCTAGTGGCTTAAGACAGTTCACCGTCAACTCCATCTGATGAACGGCCCGGATCTAGTACAGCTATTTCGCTTTTGGTGGACTTAGTACGCTTTCAACTCGAGCCAGTAGGCTTTTTCTTTGGGAGTGGATCCGCTCCTCTTTTCTTGCACTTTCCCGTCAGCACCGTGCTCATGGGTCCCATTGGTGGATGTTTGTTTTGTTTAAAAGGATACGATTGGCCTTCGGACTAATATTGGGCTGTTTGGACGGtagcggattgcgtccaacccaTTGTCGTACAATAAGCCGTCTGACCAGGGCTCACGTGGGGCCTACTGCGATGCATCTTTTTATCTATACCGTTTGtcaattttctcagatcattttaaggtatgagcccacaAATAAGCCAGATCTAACATTCAAATGAACCATACTAAGTGACTTGATTGTATCAAATGTACAAATGACTAAATGCAATTTGCATGAAATGCAAATGTTCCGATGAATAGGTAACCGTCTTATTGTGATGTGTTTTATTAATATTCAGAATCTTTTATACAACAATGTAGCATCTGCCGATCACATGTGGTAAGAATGACAACCGCTTTTTAAGATTATGGCTGTATGTATGTTTTTGAGTGTCTAACTTTTTTTTTGGGCAGGATACATGCTTCCTTTGAATAGGTATTCGTAATtctcacagttttttttttcctttctcgaGAGTAGCTTTTGTATAAATGTGCTGACACACGGTGGCATCTTTTCTGTTTGTTCTAGCCATATAAAGTTGGGGGTGATGTCATCTGTTTGTTCTAGCCACATAAAGTTGAGGGTAAGCACTTGTATATCTGTGATTTTTTTAACACCATCCATATTTAAGAAGCTCTATCATATGAATAGTCTTGATTGATCTCTCACCTTACCAAATATTATTGATAGGGATGAATGTACACCTTTCTCAGCCTAGAAGCTTCTACTTTAAGGCATGTTTAGTTTTCCGCACATCATAAATAAGATTTACTACTCATGAACCAGGAGTTAAATATACTCATAaagaaaattataatcattatatttATACATTATAAACTATCATATTTTTATAGTGAAATGATAGAAAACTCATCAATGTAATCAAACCTAAGTGATATGGTGAAGAAGTAATCATTATTCATTTTCAGTTACTTTATGTTTGGGAAAAAAACAAACACCTTGACATGAAATTCCTCGAGAATTCTAATTTAACAATCAATGCCTTGCCTTTTTTTAAGGATCTAAAATCAGCTTCTTAAAGAGTTAAAAGATCAAAATACccttatttattttcttctaaAGTCTAAGTCGGGCATTGTTGGTGTCATGACAATGGgcttgttgggatttggtctgtGGAATTACACAGATAtaaatctaggataacaatctaagagtatcaagcaatcataagagaacataaaaatttaacatgaaaaactcttgcaggaaaaaaccacggcaaaaagcgacaaatcttcactatgaaaataaaaattataaagtgagaggacttacccgattcaaacaacctcgaatcttacccttgttacactctttgataaccctaaaacccttttaaaaacccttgAAATGCCTTTAAGAAGCcttataataccttaaaatgaccctAGAAATTCCTATTTATAAATAGGGAACTCCTACTTATGCACATCCCTAGAAACCgtttcaaatttacacagtccacgCAGAATTTACGCAACATCTgcataacccttgactagtcaaaAGAAAGTTTCAACCAGTGGAAggaaccttcgactagttgagccagtccTTCGATTAGTCGAGCGCTTCGGaactcaaaaatacatcactgctGGACGAACggacttcgaccagtcgaagggagctTCGTTAGTCGAGTAGGcctcttgactggtcgagcagcgtggGCAGacagaagatttaagacatcttctgACAACTATCttcaccatgtctttaatcttcaatcgtgtagctatttgacctcttctcttatcccTGCATCGCATCATAACTTTAATTAACGCTTCTCGTGTACACTCCGTCTTCTTTTTATgtcatcgccaagcctagagaagttacacagaacttgaattttcttgtaagaatgaccttggtgagcatgtctgccagaTCTAAATTCAATTGcctaaccacctttgctcctatcTTCCtaaaagtaaagacgtagtcGTCTTATCATCTCACCGCCATCTAATGTAGCTTGCCGAGGTATTTACTCATAATATCAATTGCCTGTAAAATAAccagtctaatacagaccatgtcatgcactgccaaccgcatttgaataagaCTCATGAGATATATCTTGTTTTTCCTCATATTTTTTGGGACATGTCTTGAGAAAAACTTGAGGAGGTAACACTCTCTAACTTTGTCTAATCCATCACattcttgatcaatacctacaaaAGGTATCTtacctgtgattaccaaaacctGTTCCGCTTTCAGTCTCAATGTCGATAACCATCTTTGCAGTCCCCCGAtcattcatcctgaatgtcctacttaaccgagtctttagtacattgatttcatacacgtcataattggcgatctacatgtcatcaacatactaTTCCTGACTCACcgtgaaggaatcaaaccattgTCTAGGCGATAAgtcgtaccacgacctcctaCAAACACTTTTTCTCaccccctttaacttcgaaccactctggttgtttcatgtagatctgctcttccaattttccatgcagaagtgcagactccatatCCATCTTTTCCAACTCAAGATCGCATTGGCAACCAACGCCAAtcatggatctaatagacacctgatATACCGGCGggacgaatatctctgagaagccgatcccttttCTCTAAGTATAACTTTTTACTACCAACCCCGCTTTGTATGTATATTGTATCCTCctaaagatccacctgcatccaaccactttttcggcccactggaagctccactagctcccatgcgTAGGTTTATTATAAcaagtccatcacatcgcccataatcaccttccacttctcaacaccaagctcacctagagccatttgAATAAAAGACGGATCCCATGCGATATTGGAGTTGTCCATGTACCTTGCCGATATCCTGTAATTatgttgtgtgattcttctcacaggtggctgttCTACCTGTTCCGTATTTCTGTTCGCGCGTCTTAGCCTTCATGCTCTACtcgctcatgtggtcatgcccaacatgtcacacatgtgcagAGGTGAAATCCGCTACGGTTACTGcaactccacctgttgaagtgctcccgatcaacttgtaaacATTATCGAGTCATTGTACTTTCATGATTACACGTGCCCCCTTAtatactttaaggacaccatcaatacttgtgaacctacaccctatagcctcaagtgcaccgagagaaattaggTTCCTCTTCATGTTAGAAACGTGCCTCACCCCAGTCAGGGTATGTTCtgttccatcaaacatcttaacacACACCATACCAACAGtcacaacattataggcattgtcattgcccataaatatttgtctaccatcgcactctctgtaactggtgaaccaactccaatgaggagtcatgtgaaaggatgtCCCTGTATTTAGATTCCACTCGCCCTTACAATCATCGTTTGGCCGTTtaatcgtagacacagacaaaacatcaccatcacatccactcgtcCATTTgatgtggcagcattggcctccttgtatgaagcctcagattcttctatcttagatttaggatttgtacaatccttcttcacatgtccttccatcccacagttccagcactttatatttcttttgcccttgcccttggatttgaatctagaacctgaagaacctataccttgtttagaattcctaccccttataAGCAGTgtatcagaagatatccccatgtcgacgttaagcCTTCTCATAACCTTCCCTTGAAAGGCTAAGATAATGGTATCAACACTCAGGATTTTATTCATGGTGCACAATGTGTCCTTTAATAACTcacgatgccggaagagaattcggcaacatacatgcttgttcctcgtCTTTCATCACTTTCTTCATGTTCAATAATTTGCAAACAAATTTATtgaagttgctgatgtgagcctccaaatCTCCCCCCTCTGacatcttaaagttataccactgtcgttttaagtgtaggcaatttttaaaggattttttcgcatagacatcctctaactttgcccataacttagccgcggTTTTCTCcttcatgacattgtagagaacctcatccgtgagacatagacggatcgatgataaggccttcttatcaagagtattccaatcattatcagtcatagtagacttttgcTCCTCGAGAGCATCATCTTCGCATTTTTTGATTAAAGAATTGATCattttgatcttccataactcaaatttattttttcccgagtatttctcaatatcatATCTAGTGCTTACAATTATTAgttatccctcagattcagatctatgcccCCACGATtgttttgataccacttgttgggatttggtctgcggaatcacacatatatggatctaggatagcaatccaagagcaccaaagtaatcacaagaaaggacttacccgattcgaacaacctcgaatcttacccttgctacattatttgataaccctaaaacccttttagaaaccctttaaATACTTGTAAGCCCTGTTTGGGCACGTGAAATATAGTGGCTTAattggtattaggagggatgggattcgCTAATCCTTGATGTGATGGCTCCGGAGCTGTTTGGATGACGGATGTCTCTCCACGTCTTAAGAGGGACTGGCGCGTGCAGTGGAGTCGGTGGGATTGTGAAATCCCACCGAGATACGCCCTGTCGCGAGGTAGAATCCCTCGAGTAAGAAGAAGACGAAGGCCGGCGTTAGCCACAACCTCACCTCTTTTGACAAGGCGCCCCATAGTAGGAAGAGTGGGCCCGATGACACATCGACCACCGAACTGACAGCTAACGGGTTGGCCACGTGTCCAGTCAAATCACTTTCCAGATACAACAAATACACCTCCAAAGCAGGCCCCACATCCGCCTCGCACGAAGATGTGGCTAGATATTTGCAGATCGATGCTCTCTTCTCTCATCTGAACCTGTCGCGCTCGTGAAAGATGCCCAACCTTTGAGCGCtaggattctctctctctctctccttaggtGGGAAAACAAAAGGTAACAACACCATTTGAACTTCTTTTCTTATAAGAGCTCTTCCCATTTTAGGAAAAATGATTCTCGATTTGTAAAGgtagggttttttttctttttccaaactCCTTTCCTCCAAGGgcattttcataaaaaaaaaaaaaacgtacaaGGGATGGAGGCGAGTTCCAGAGGCTTAACTGCTCCTTTCAACTTCAGAATTCGGAGATTCTATACTTTCCTTCTCCCTCGCCATAGACTAAACTTCCGGATATGTGGCCGAGATCGACCAGGAAGGTTGAACGGCTTCCGTTGATGTTGTTCTGAGATGGAGTTTCGGAAGCTTGCGCCAGCTAAGATAGGGAAGAATACCGAGAAGAAAGTTAAGGAATGGCCATTCGAGCTGTGTGCAatgatcatcaagtgggccacagttatACACGGAATCACAATTTCTGTGAATAGACCATTCATCCTAATGCGGATACCATgtaatcaacggcttggatctccACATTGGGTGAAGATGGAGGATGTGATGGcactatgtgaaatccactttaaTCCAATGGGTAATCCAAACAAACCCATATGGGATAACCTAAGGGATGATTGTAGTCCCATGAAACTCAAACAGATCATGTGCTGCGCATGGGATAAATATGTACACGCAATGCAGCTGACCATCCACTGTAACTCATAAATGCTTAGGTGGCCGTAATTCCATCCCTTCTATTCCACCGCATTGCACGTGCCCAAATAGGGccttaggaagccttagaataccttaaaatggccctagggactcttatttatagatgaGGAACTCCCACTTACGCACCTTCttagaaaccgtctcaaatttacgcagtccgtgtatAATCCGCGCagcatctgcgtaaccttcgactagtcgaacaaattccttgactggtcgagcacctcgaaactCCAAATACATCgctactggacttcgagtcgaacggaCTTCGACCGGTTGAAaggagcttcgactagtcaagcgggCCTCTTGATTAGTCGAGCAACGCGGGTGGAcaaaagatttaagacatcttctgACAATAGAGCCGAGCTTGGCATTAACCCTATCCCGGGCTTTTGTGGCCTTGGCCATAGCACGGGCGCAAATCAGGCTAGAATGTTCAAGTCTATGTTAGAAAAAGAGGGAAATGATCAAATGTttgaaataattaaaatttaacaAATGTTTGGGGGCATCACCTCCACTACAACAAGCCCATTCATGATAATGGTTTTGATCATTGAGATATAAGATTACAGcttgggttcaggtcaacctaaacctaactaaCCCAACTTGAGTTAAGGTCAGAGTTCAGCTCAAGTTACAAGAATGCCAAGAAAATCTGAATTTCGATCAAATTGGGTTGGTttaggaataatcacatgtaggGTCACATCAGGTTGGGTCCGGTCAGGTCTGGTGGGTTGAGTCTAGAGGACTTTGGTTTGGGCGTTTTGGGTTGGAATTTGGGGCGGCTCAGCCTGTGGGCTGAGTCGTCTGGAGGTTAAACTGGGCTCTAAAAGACCCtcaaaacccaacccaacctgcccgagttgcaccccattgaaacattacagtgggcttaaAGAGTGCTCTATGTTGTGTGAAAACAGCTCCTAAGTATTTTAaaggccctttttttttaattgatggcCCATGATGATTAGAATAGACTATTAGTCATTAGGCTTATGTGGGGccatgtgtgtgacatccaatccacaTGCTCACCTATCAGAATGATCCGACGAACCAAATAGCAAGCCGATCGAATCAACAGATGGGTCACATGTGAATTTGGTTTTTGTGTGGTGTGCATTAATTCCAATGTCGTGGCCCACCCTCGATGATTGGGTATGCCTGATTTTGTTGATCTGACCACCATGCTGGGGTACATATGTTGGCAGGTTTGATACCATGatatgggcccccattaatgtCGGCTCCTTAGAAGGTAggacattttggtcatttcacgCCAGGGTTTCGCAAAAATCCGCACAAATCCCGACTTGTTCTCCATGTCTACCCTCTACCATCCGGatgcagattaggtgcggcctcgcCTAACACAAGATGGTGCCGCctttaccgtggggcccataCTGATGTCTTTAtcctatatccacgccgtccatccgtttttccagatcattttaggacataatcacAAACATAAaccggatccaaatctcaggtggaccatacgatgagaaactgtggtgattgaaccctccaccattaaaaacttactagggcccatcataacgtttacttaatgtatatttgccatccaacctgttggtaggGTTACACAAATCTGGACGAGGGAAAAAAAAGGATATAAGTTGATAAAAAAAATTGGCTCACAGGATGTTTTTCATGGTAAAAAGTTTTGTGGCtggtaagaagtttttaatggccaataacCTTAAATCCGTATAtatttatccaatccgtccatccatcctggaagatcattttagagcatgatcccaaaaatgaaatagatttaaggctcaagtggacaacactacgtgaagcagtggagattgaattcctaccgttgaaaagttaaaCTCCggtgcccccaagaaatttttaatggtaaacttTTAGTCACTACTGTTTTATGTGGGCTGGTCCACTTTAACCTTAAATCTGGCTTCTTTTTGGGCTCACGATATAAAATAATGATATGTcaagatagatggacggcgtggataaaacatatacatcaaggtggcccagagagtccgtctctagctaggtcctggaggagttagtacccaatccgctcccCAGACGCTCCCTTCAACCGGAACCAAAACCCTTGCAAAACCCCCCAA is drawn from Magnolia sinica isolate HGM2019 chromosome 5, MsV1, whole genome shotgun sequence and contains these coding sequences:
- the LOC131245187 gene encoding uncharacterized protein LOC131245187 isoform X2 — its product is METLSVRPLSISSISNLPNPRIQFPSSLFKFNSKKPRNTPNPNTLKTRCDYNPPTESLLHTIRDFVLSRKWVSRVRDSVKSEFPKDGEFLQSGGIGMTLLSTTTAAARVHISPFLATLAANPTFVSGLLAWALAQTMKVLLNFFVDRKWDLRILFSSGGMPSSHSALCMALTTSVALCHGVGDSLFPVCLGFSLIVMYDATGVRRHAGMQAEPKEA
- the LOC131245187 gene encoding uncharacterized protein LOC131245187 isoform X1; translation: METLSVRPLSISSISNLPNPRIQFPSSLFKFNSKKPRNTPNPNTLKTRCDYNPPTESLLHTIRDFVLSRKWVSRVRDSVKSEFPKDGEFLQSGGIGMTLLSTTTAAARVHISPFLATLAANPTFVSGLLAWALAQTMKVLLNFFVDRKWDLRILFSSGGMPSSHSALCMALTTSVALCHGVGDSLFPVCLGFSLIVMYDATGVRRHAGMQAEVLNLIIEDLFQWHPISQRKLKELLGHTPSQVIAGALLGILVACFCCQGCLVAA